TCCGGTTCGGAAGCGACTTTTTGACGATTGCGATCGATATTTTCCGTGGGGGAAGATGCCGGCGTCGGAGCGGCTCCGCCCACGGATGTCATTTCTACTTTCATGATATCCTCCCTTGGCTTCTTGCGTGCCATCGGGGAAAGGGGGCGGCATGGCCGCCCCCTTTACGTTGAATGCCCCGGCGTTTAGCCGATCAGCGACAGGGCCAGCTGCGGGGTCTGGTTGGCCTGCGCCAGGATCGATACACCGGCCTGCTGCAGGATGTTCATTTTGGTCATCTGGGAGGTCTCCGTGGCGATATCCGCATCGACGATACGGGAGCGCGCGGCGGAGAGGTTCTCCGAGACGTTGTTCAGGTTGGCGATGGTCGATTCGAAACGGTTCTGCTTGGCACCGAGGTTGCCGCGCAGGGAGTCGACCTGGTTCAGGGCGCCGTCAATGGACGCGATAGCGGTGGAGGCCCCACCTGCGGAGGCTATGGTAGCTCCATTAACGGTAGTTCCGCCGCCGCTGAGGGCGTTGGTGTCCATATTGCCAATGGCAACGGAGATCTTCTCGCCGGCGTTGGCGCCGACCTGGAAGACGGCAGCATCCGAAGCGGAATAGGTACCGTCGAGCAGGTTCTGACCGTTGAACTTGGTGGTATCGACGATACGGTCGAGTTCATTTTTCAATTCGCCGAATTCGCTGTTAAGTGCGGTACGGTCATCGGTGCTGTTGGTACCGTTGGCGGACTGTACGGACAGTTCGCGCATGCGCTGCAGGATGTTAGTCATCTCGCCCAATGCGCCTTCCGCCGTCTGGGCGAAAGAGATGGCATCGTTGGAGTTACGTACCGCCTGGTTCATGCCCTTGATCTGGGCACTCATACGGTCGGAGATGGCGAGGCCTGCGGCGTCGTCTTTGGCGCTGTTGATGCGCAGGCCCGAAGACAGGCGCTGCATCGAGTTGGACAGCGACGACTGCGATTTCGACAGGTTGCGCTGTGCGTTCAACGACTGAACGTTGGTATTGATTGTTAATGCCATGGTTTTCCTCCATGAAAATTAGTTTTCCGGGCTTCCGTGCCCGATTTTTTCGAACTACTCCTTACCGATAAAAAGTTAAAAATACTTTGGTCGGTTTCACCCCCCTTCCATGGCAATTAAGGGGGCTCGATATGTGCTTTATCGATCATCCGGGCCGGCGACGAGGATAATGTCTCCCGCCCGGCAGTAACCCGAGATAGATTTATATCTTTTGTTTTGTGAATGTTCTCCCGGGCCAGCCCCCGAAACCGTCGTTTACGGGTTAATGGTAAAGCCCTGTGAGTCGGCGTGGTCCATGGGGGACCACGCCTTTACTCAGTCTTGCCTTTTACCCCCCGATGAGGGACAGGGCCAGCTGGGAGCTTTGATTGGCCTGCGCCAGGATCGAGACGCCGGCCTGCTGCAGGATGTTCATCTTGGTCATTTCGGACGTTTCCGTGGCGATGTCCGCATCGACGATACGGGAGCGCGCGGCGGAGAGGTTTTCCGAAACGTTGTTCAGGTTGGCGATGGTCGACTCGAAGCGGTTCTGCTTGGCGCCGAGGGTGCCGCGCAGGGAGTCAACGCTGTTCAGCGCGCCGTCGATAGCGGTGATGGAGGTCGAGGCGTTTCCGGCCGTCGTGATGGCCGCCGCATCAAGGCCGAGGGCACTGACGTCCACGTTACCGATAGCGACCGAGATTTTCTCGCCGGCATTGGCGCCGACCTGGAATACGGCCGCATTGGAACTGGCGTAGGTGCCATCGAGCAGCTTCTGACCGTTGAACTTGGTGGTGTCGACGATGCGGTCAAGTTCCGAGCTCAGTTCGGAGAATTCGCTGTTGAGCGCGGTACGGTCGTCGGTGCTGTTGGTGGCATTGGCGGACTGTACGGACAGTTCGCGCATGCGTTGCAGGATATTGGTCATCTCGCCCAACGCGCCTTCCGCCGTCTGGGAGAAGGAAATAGCGTCGTTGGCATTGCGCACCGCCTGGTTCATACCCTTGATCTGGGAGCTCATGCGGTCGGAGATGGCCAGACCTGCGGCATCGTCCTTGGCGCTGTTGATGCGCAGTCCCGAAGACAGGCGCTGCATCGATTTTCCGAGCGCATTCTGGGATTTGGAAAGGCTGCGCTGGGTGTTGAGGGATTGTACGTTGGTGTTGATAGTGATAGCCATGATTTTTCCTCCGTGAAAGTTGAGTCAGGGCATCCATGCCCTGCTTAGCCGAATAGTGTTTTCTGTTTCCGTTCAAATGAAACTGATGTACCTGCAATCCTATGCTGGCTGTATTTCATTATCCCCAGGGTTCAATATTCATATCGGCAAGGTCGGCACAAACTTTAGGTTTTTTTTTATGTGGAGGAATTTTTTCTATGGCGGGGAGAAGGCGCGATTTGCGGTGCCCGGGCGGGCATGGCCATTCCCGTGAGATTGAAACACCGGAGAGCGGAGACGGGAGCGGTTCAGTTTCCTGAGGTGATGGTAAGGCAAATCCGTCGATCATGAAAACAATGGCGTTCCCGTACGCGACAGGCGGTATCGTCCATTTCCATGGCGGACAGGGCAAGACGATACAGATAGTGATGGTTCACGGGAGCATGGACGATATGACCGGTCAGGGCCGCCGAGGTTTTGTCGCTTTGGACCCGGATCCACTTCAGGCGGTCGCCGAGTTCGGCCAGACCCGAGGTCATACCGAGGGCATTGTTGGCCGACACCAGAGTCGACACCGGGGTCAGGTGGTTGATCGGTTCGCCGTGTAACAAAAAGGTCTCGGGCGTGTAGCCGCCGTTATGGCTCCGGAAAAACAGGGAGGATCCATCAAAGGCATCCGGATTAAGGGTGACGTGCCCCAATCGCAAAGTGCCAAGGGGGCATGCAGGCCAGTGAAAATGATGACCGATTTCTATGCGGGGTTCGATGGCATCAACACGGATGGTTTTGATCACCGGCCCGACGGGAGTCGGGATCTCTGCCGTCAGGATCATGTTCTTCTTTCCGTATTCTATCCGGGGCTCTACCGCAACGAGATCGGTGATTTTGTGTCGGCCCGCGACTTCCAGAACAAAATGGCCGGTGTAATAGTCCATGCCGAACTGGATGTCATCGAAATAACCGTGGGGCAGGGTTCCGATGAGGGGGGCGGAGGATAGTTGTTTGTTCCACCAACCGTCGATGGCCATGCCGCGCCGCAGGTTAAGGCGGAGTTTTTGCGTCGCGGTTTCGATGATGAAAAAGGAACCTTCCTGCCCTGTTGTGAATGGTTGCGGTTTTTTCCCGGAGGGAATACGGACATGTGCCGGGCATGGCGGTACCAGGCGCTGTTGCAGGGCGGTCAAGCGGGATTGCATATTCTGCCAGCGCTCGGCAGTGATGTGCGTACGGAAATCGCTGCTCCAGAGGTAGCAGAGTTCCCGCCGGTCGGCATCGGTACAGGCGGGGTTGTCGGCGATGGCCTGATAGAGACGCCAGCAAGCGGTATTGAGGGCCATGTCGTCGCGACCGGTGAGCCCCCAGCGCACGACGTTGTATTTGGCCTGTTTTTTTACCGGAACCGGTTGCGCCGCTGTTTCAAGCCGCAGTCGGTTGCCTGCGCCGGGGCATTCCAGAAAATCCAGGACCTTGTGCGGTCCGATCAGGGAAAACCGGTTATCGGAGAGCAGCGCTTTGTATAGTTGGGCTATGCGCAGCCATTCGCTTTTTTCTCCGATTTCGGCCTCGGTGTCAAAGCGCCCGGGGCGAAAATCGAAAATTTCGGCATCGTTGCCGTAAAGGGCAAAGGTCCGCGGGTCGTCATTGCGATGGGACGACAGGAAATCGAGATATTCCGGCAACTCGATTTCTCCGTGGGTGTAGCGCTGAAATTTCTGAAACGGGATCGATTTATTCCAGATCACCGGCAAGGCGGTGCCGTCCGGCCCGAGGGCGTGCTGGGGGAGGTAGCGCCAATCAGGGTCCCAGTCGGGGTGGTTGCTGCCGGGGTTGTCCCACTCCATAACGATGGCGCGATACCCTGCCTGACGGTAAATCGGGATCAGACCGGCGGCGTAGGCCTGTTCGTTGACCAGCGCCAATTGCGGCTGGAAGCCCAGGATTTTTTTATAGGTTTGCAGCCCCAACCGCTGATTGTCCCGATTGACGTCGGCCGGTACCAGGGGGCCGATGATCTGGGCATAACCGCTGCCGATAAATTCCGCGGGCCCGTTTTCGCAAAGATCGCGCAGTTCGGCGACCCATGCCGGATCGATGGCATGGATCGCTTCGAGGGTGTAGCCCGAAGCCTCGATGCCGAGGGGCAGCTCGTACCGGCGAATCAGGCGCAGCAGGGGCCAGTAGCACCGCCGTACGACCTCTGGGCGCTGTTCTTCCGCAATGGAAGAAAACATCAGGTTAAGGTGATATATGGAGAAAAGGCAAAGCCTGTTCATGGCAGGGCTCCCAGAATTTGACCCGGAACGATAGACGTATCTCCGGTTGCAAAGGCGGCTCCGGTTTCCCATTGCAGGTCGGAAAGCAGTACATTTCCTTCTCCACATGCCACCAGTATGCCCCCGGGCAAAAGGGCGATGACGGTACCTGGGGCAGCTTTGCGCTCATCCAGGGATTCGCGGCAACTCCAGATGAAAAGTTTTCGATCTCCGGCGTAGGTGAAAGCGCCTGGGTACGGCCGGGTTAACGCCCGTACCCAGTCGTAGATCCGGCGTTTGGGCCAGGCCCAGTCGATAATGCCATCCTCCGGCCGGCGGCGCGGCCAGACTGTTGCTTTGGCGTCATCCTGCGGGATACGCGGCGGTTGCCCCGAAGCCAGCAATGGCAAGCTTTTCACCAGTAGCTGTGCAGCTACATCATCGGTTCGCGCCCCGAGGACACCGGCCGTGTCTTCGTAGTAAACGGGCAGGGATTCCTGCAGCAATATGTCGCCCGTGTCGGCTCCTGGGTCGCACCAGAATAAACTGACCCCGGTTTGCTGCAGCCCCTTGATCAATGTCCAGGGGATGGGTGCGCGTCCCCGTCCTCCGGGAAGGAGGGTCGGGTGCATGCCGATGAACCCCTGTCGCGGGGTGGCCAGCAAAGCTTCCCCTACCAGTTGGGACACGCCGACGACCATGCCGACGTCGGGCCGGCAGGCCCGCATCCAAACGAGAATATCCGGATCGTGCAGCGAGGTGAAAGGGCGCGCGTTGAGCCGGTAGTCGCGGATAAGGTCGTCGAAGGAACAGTGCGCTACGGTAACGCCGGATTTCGACTCATCAAGGTACAGGACTCCGGCGATATGGGCACCAGCCTCCAGCAAGGCTTTGAGACAGTGGTGCCCGACGATCCTCGCGCCGATATAGACGATGCGCAGCCCGCTTATATCCGGTTTCATGGCAGGATCTCACGCAGTAAAACGAAGGGTTCGGCGGCTTCGAGACCGACCTGGCTGCCATGGGCTTTTGCCCGGGCCTCCATAGAGGGCAGCGAGCGGGCATGGGGGAAGGGGCGAAGTTCGCCTGCGTAGGCCTCCATGGCGGCCAGCTTTTTGTCCAGTACCGCGGCGATGTCCAGAAAGACGGTCGGGGCAAAAGGCCGGGAAGGGTCTCCCCAGCCGGTGGCCGAGGGGACTTCCATGGCCAAAATACGCCGTACGGTACTGCCCGGTAGCGGACGGAATGCGGTAAGGGTGGCCATGGCCGTGCGCCGGTGGTCGACGTTGAGATCGTCGGGATGATGGGTATAGACCACTTCCGGCATGATTTCTTCGGCGACGGTTTCGATGGCTTTGACGATATCGAGGAGGTCCACGCGGTCAAAGCGATTGTCGGGAAAATCGCGCAAACGCAGGTCGGTAACGCCGAGAATTGCGGCGGCCCGTGAAGCTTCGGTGCGCAGGGCGGATAATGCCTGCGGGTCCAGTTGTCCGGGGGCGTCGAGACGCGAAGACAGACCGCTGCCGAGGATCAGGATGCTGACGCTGTCACCGTCTTCCACATGGCGGGCGATGGCCCCGCCGGCGCCGAGAACCTCGTCGTCGGGATGGGCGGCAATCATCAACACCTTCATACGGCCTCCGTCGTTACGTTGATGGCGTTCACCGCCTGTTCGGCGCGGAGAATCGCCTCCTCACGGTCTTTTGCTACGGCGATAACCAATCCTGCCGAAGCGTTGGAATCTGTCGGGGGACGTAGGATGTCACCCGGAGAGGCGGTCAGGCGTACCATGGATATGCCCGGCAAGGCCCGGGCCGTATCCTCGCCCTCGATGGATAGGACGCGCCCCGGTTCCGGGAAAATCAACCGCAGGGCCACCCCCTGCTCGAATCGCGGCTGCAGGGCGTTTCCGTCTACCGGTAGCCCCAAAGACAGGCGGATCATGGCGAGGACCAGATCGACGCCGACGTTGAGGGGGATCTCATGGGTACAGAACCATCCGCCGGAAAGCCGTGCCGCCAGTTCGATAACGTAAGGTTTTCCGTCGCTGACCACGATGTCGCCCTTGACCACGCCCCGGGTTACACCGAGACTGGCCGCCGCTTTTTGTACCAGGTCGCGTACAGCTGTACGCGTTTCGCTCGGTAAAAAACTCGGCATGGTACCGCCGTTTTCAATGAAATGGGGCGCATAGCGATCAATAAATTCGTAGTTGCGATCGGCAAAACCCGGCGTATGACAGCTGCCCTCCAGTACAATACTTTCGGTACTGATCTGCGGTCCCGGAAGGTACCGCTCGACCATGACCCGACCGCCGGGCGATTGCACGATGGCGCGTTCATAGGCGGAAACCAGATTCACCTCCGGGGTCAAACGCTGCACTCCGCGCCCGCCGCGGCTGTCAACCGGTTTGAGTACCAGCGGCAAGCCCTGTTCCTTCACCAGGGTTTGCAGGTGTTCTACCGATTCCACCGCACTGAACCAGGGGATAGCCACGCCATCGGCGGCAAATTTTTCTTTCATGGCCAATTTGTCCATGGCGCGGGCCGCAACTTCGACGGGGATGCCGGGCAAACCGAGGTCGGCGGCGACCGCGGCGACGGTCAACGGCACATCGGTGGCCAGACACATGACACCGTCGATGGGCCGGACTTCCCGGTGATAGCGCCGGACTTCGGTAAGAGTGGCCTCTACGTCGTAGGTGCTGGCGATCAAACGCCCGTCGGCCGCCTGCAGCCCCGGTGCTTGCGGATTCATGTCGCTGACCACCACGTGCAGACCGAGGTCGCGGGCTTTTTCGATGCCCGGCAGAGCTTCTATGCCGCCGCCGACAAACATCAGGGTTTTTCCGGCATATTCAGTCAAAATACATTCCCCCGTTTAGGTTGAGTGTCTGGCCCGTAACGTAGGCCGCTTCATCGGAAGCCAGCCAGCTTACGGCGGCGGCGATTTCTCCGGTGGTGCCGAGGCGTCCCGAGGGGATGCTGTCGACCTTGTCCCGACCTGCTTCCGAAGCGAGTTCGGCAGCCGTCATGTCGGTGGCTACCAGGCCGGGAGACACGGCATTGCTGGTAATCCCTTTGCGGGAATACAATTTGGCCAGCGAGCGGGTGAGATTGATTAAACCGGCCTTGGCCACGGCGTAGTGGACCTGGTTCATGCCGCCCCATTGCCCCCCGATGGAGACCAGGTTGATGATCCGGCCCCAGCCGGCGTCGAGCATATCCGGCAGGACCTCCTGGGCCAGGGCGAAAGGACCGCGCAGATTGATGCCCAGCATGCGATCCCAGTCTTCGTCCATCAGGTCCAAAAAGGGTTTTTCCTGAGCGATGGCGCCGTTGTTGACCAGGATCGCCACCGGGCCACCGAAATGCCCCGTACAGTTGTACAATGCCCGGCGGATCGATTGCCGGTCCCCGGTGTCGACCTGCACGGGCAGAGCCGCGGGGAATTCAGCCGCCAGTTCGTGCGCCCCTTCCGGGTGGGAACAGTAACATGCTGCAACGGGGTAACCGTCGCGCAAAAAGCGGCGGGCAATCGCTTTGCCGATACCGCGGCTGGCCCCGGTTACGAAAACGATCCGATCGGATGGCGTTTTGTTTGTCATGCGGGATGCATCCCTTTACTACGGCGGCCCTTTCGGTATTCCGGGGCCAACCGGCCAAAAGTATTGTTGATCATTGATACCACATGCCGTCCAGGGTCTGTCCGCCCAGCAACATGGGGGAGACGGGCGCATCATGCTGAACCCGGGCATGGAGCAGAGTCGGTCCGTCGGTCTGCAAAAAGGCATCGACCACGGCCGGGTCGAAGGTCTCCAGGTCGAAGGCCCGGACGCCGTAGGCTTCGGCAATGGCACGGAAGTCCGGATTGCAAAAATCCCCGGTGACCGGGTCGTCGGCGAAGGTGATGCGCTGGAACTGGGAAACGATGCCGAGTCGACTGTTGTCCAATAGCACGATTTTGATGGGCAGGTTCAGTTCCGCCGACAGGGCCAATTCCTGGATGTTCAGTTGAAAAGAACCGTCGCCGTCCACGCACAATACCAGTCGGTCGGGATCAGCCTTGGC
This DNA window, taken from Syntrophotalea carbinolica DSM 2380, encodes the following:
- a CDS encoding ATP-grasp domain-containing protein is translated as MTEYAGKTLMFVGGGIEALPGIEKARDLGLHVVVSDMNPQAPGLQAADGRLIASTYDVEATLTEVRRYHREVRPIDGVMCLATDVPLTVAAVAADLGLPGIPVEVAARAMDKLAMKEKFAADGVAIPWFSAVESVEHLQTLVKEQGLPLVLKPVDSRGGRGVQRLTPEVNLVSAYERAIVQSPGGRVMVERYLPGPQISTESIVLEGSCHTPGFADRNYEFIDRYAPHFIENGGTMPSFLPSETRTAVRDLVQKAAASLGVTRGVVKGDIVVSDGKPYVIELAARLSGGWFCTHEIPLNVGVDLVLAMIRLSLGLPVDGNALQPRFEQGVALRLIFPEPGRVLSIEGEDTARALPGISMVRLTASPGDILRPPTDSNASAGLVIAVAKDREEAILRAEQAVNAINVTTEAV
- a CDS encoding PIG-L deacetylase family protein is translated as MKVLMIAAHPDDEVLGAGGAIARHVEDGDSVSILILGSGLSSRLDAPGQLDPQALSALRTEASRAAAILGVTDLRLRDFPDNRFDRVDLLDIVKAIETVAEEIMPEVVYTHHPDDLNVDHRRTAMATLTAFRPLPGSTVRRILAMEVPSATGWGDPSRPFAPTVFLDIAAVLDKKLAAMEAYAGELRPFPHARSLPSMEARAKAHGSQVGLEAAEPFVLLREILP
- a CDS encoding methionyl-tRNA formyltransferase, translated to MKPDISGLRIVYIGARIVGHHCLKALLEAGAHIAGVLYLDESKSGVTVAHCSFDDLIRDYRLNARPFTSLHDPDILVWMRACRPDVGMVVGVSQLVGEALLATPRQGFIGMHPTLLPGGRGRAPIPWTLIKGLQQTGVSLFWCDPGADTGDILLQESLPVYYEDTAGVLGARTDDVAAQLLVKSLPLLASGQPPRIPQDDAKATVWPRRRPEDGIIDWAWPKRRIYDWVRALTRPYPGAFTYAGDRKLFIWSCRESLDERKAAPGTVIALLPGGILVACGEGNVLLSDLQWETGAAFATGDTSIVPGQILGALP
- a CDS encoding glycoside hydrolase family 57, giving the protein MNRLCLFSIYHLNLMFSSIAEEQRPEVVRRCYWPLLRLIRRYELPLGIEASGYTLEAIHAIDPAWVAELRDLCENGPAEFIGSGYAQIIGPLVPADVNRDNQRLGLQTYKKILGFQPQLALVNEQAYAAGLIPIYRQAGYRAIVMEWDNPGSNHPDWDPDWRYLPQHALGPDGTALPVIWNKSIPFQKFQRYTHGEIELPEYLDFLSSHRNDDPRTFALYGNDAEIFDFRPGRFDTEAEIGEKSEWLRIAQLYKALLSDNRFSLIGPHKVLDFLECPGAGNRLRLETAAQPVPVKKQAKYNVVRWGLTGRDDMALNTACWRLYQAIADNPACTDADRRELCYLWSSDFRTHITAERWQNMQSRLTALQQRLVPPCPAHVRIPSGKKPQPFTTGQEGSFFIIETATQKLRLNLRRGMAIDGWWNKQLSSAPLIGTLPHGYFDDIQFGMDYYTGHFVLEVAGRHKITDLVAVEPRIEYGKKNMILTAEIPTPVGPVIKTIRVDAIEPRIEIGHHFHWPACPLGTLRLGHVTLNPDAFDGSSLFFRSHNGGYTPETFLLHGEPINHLTPVSTLVSANNALGMTSGLAELGDRLKWIRVQSDKTSAALTGHIVHAPVNHHYLYRLALSAMEMDDTACRVRERHCFHDRRICLTITSGN
- a CDS encoding flagellin domain-containing protein, which gives rise to MALTINTNVQSLNAQRNLSKSQSSLSNSMQRLSSGLRINSAKDDAAGLAISDRMSAQIKGMNQAVRNSNDAISFAQTAEGALGEMTNILQRMRELSVQSANGTNSTDDRTALNSEFGELKNELDRIVDTTKFNGQNLLDGTYSASDAAVFQVGANAGEKISVAIGNMDTNALSGGGTTVNGATIASAGGASTAIASIDGALNQVDSLRGNLGAKQNRFESTIANLNNVSENLSAARSRIVDADIATETSQMTKMNILQQAGVSILAQANQTPQLALSLIG
- a CDS encoding 3-oxoacyl-ACP reductase family protein, which encodes MTNKTPSDRIVFVTGASRGIGKAIARRFLRDGYPVAACYCSHPEGAHELAAEFPAALPVQVDTGDRQSIRRALYNCTGHFGGPVAILVNNGAIAQEKPFLDLMDEDWDRMLGINLRGPFALAQEVLPDMLDAGWGRIINLVSIGGQWGGMNQVHYAVAKAGLINLTRSLAKLYSRKGITSNAVSPGLVATDMTAAELASEAGRDKVDSIPSGRLGTTGEIAAAVSWLASDEAAYVTGQTLNLNGGMYFD
- a CDS encoding flagellin, with amino-acid sequence MAITINTNVQSLNTQRSLSKSQNALGKSMQRLSSGLRINSAKDDAAGLAISDRMSSQIKGMNQAVRNANDAISFSQTAEGALGEMTNILQRMRELSVQSANATNSTDDRTALNSEFSELSSELDRIVDTTKFNGQKLLDGTYASSNAAVFQVGANAGEKISVAIGNVDVSALGLDAAAITTAGNASTSITAIDGALNSVDSLRGTLGAKQNRFESTIANLNNVSENLSAARSRIVDADIATETSEMTKMNILQQAGVSILAQANQSSQLALSLIGG